In the genome of Chryseobacterium oryzae, one region contains:
- the pafA gene encoding alkaline phosphatase PafA → MLRKITIAAVVFLSAANFNAQKNKNTQLERPKLVVGLVIDQMRWDYLYRYYNKYGNDGFKRLLNKGFSFNNVMIPYVPTVTAIGHTSIYTGSVPSIHGIAGNDWTDKKTGKSIYCTEDAEVQGVGTTSQKVGGHSPKNLWSTTITDQLRMASNFQSKVVGVSLKDRASILPAGHNPTGAFWFDENTGNFITSSYYMNSLPNWVNKFNEQKLAEKLVANGWNTLLPIEQYTESTRDDVPWEKPVGKAEKPVFPYSNLAKDYAENKGVLRTTPFGNSYTLRFAEAAIDGYQLGEDSITDFLAINIASTDYVGHSYGPNAIEVEDTYLRLDIELANFFKLLDKKVGEGNYLVFLSADHGGAHSEGYMKESKMMTGFFDDGLEKNLGEELEAKYASSKIILGIDNYQIYLNQELIKEKKLDEAAIKKSIIDNLNKDPRVLYAVDLKEVASAPIPEPIKSRIINGYNWQRSGDIQIVSHDGMLPNYAKKGTTHSVWNSYDAHIPLIFMGWKVSHGESNATHYMTDIAPTIAQFLRIENPSGNVGQPLLEVLGK, encoded by the coding sequence ATGTTAAGGAAAATTACCATTGCTGCGGTTGTATTTTTATCCGCGGCAAACTTTAATGCTCAAAAAAATAAAAACACCCAGCTCGAAAGACCGAAACTTGTCGTAGGTCTTGTTATCGACCAAATGAGGTGGGATTATCTGTACAGATATTATAACAAATATGGGAATGATGGTTTTAAAAGACTTCTAAATAAGGGTTTTTCTTTCAATAATGTGATGATTCCTTATGTTCCAACAGTTACGGCAATTGGGCATACTTCTATTTATACAGGTTCTGTACCTTCTATACACGGTATTGCAGGAAATGACTGGACCGATAAAAAAACCGGAAAAAGCATTTACTGTACCGAAGATGCTGAAGTACAAGGTGTAGGAACCACTAGCCAAAAAGTGGGCGGACATTCTCCAAAAAATCTTTGGAGTACCACAATAACCGATCAACTGAGAATGGCAAGTAATTTCCAGTCTAAAGTGGTTGGCGTTTCTCTAAAAGACCGTGCTTCTATTTTACCCGCAGGACACAATCCTACAGGAGCTTTTTGGTTTGATGAAAATACCGGAAACTTTATTACGAGTTCTTATTACATGAACAGTCTTCCGAATTGGGTAAATAAGTTTAACGAACAAAAACTGGCAGAAAAACTGGTTGCCAATGGTTGGAATACTCTACTTCCTATTGAACAGTACACCGAAAGTACAAGAGACGACGTTCCTTGGGAAAAACCTGTTGGAAAGGCAGAAAAACCCGTTTTTCCATATTCAAATTTAGCCAAAGATTATGCTGAAAATAAAGGGGTACTAAGAACAACTCCGTTTGGAAATTCTTACACTTTAAGATTTGCAGAAGCGGCAATAGACGGTTATCAGTTGGGAGAAGACTCTATAACAGATTTTCTTGCCATCAACATCGCTTCTACAGATTATGTAGGGCATTCTTACGGACCCAATGCTATTGAAGTTGAAGATACTTATCTTAGATTGGATATTGAGCTGGCTAACTTTTTCAAGCTTCTTGATAAAAAAGTGGGTGAAGGAAATTATCTTGTTTTCTTATCCGCAGATCACGGAGGTGCACATTCTGAAGGGTACATGAAAGAAAGCAAAATGATGACCGGCTTTTTTGATGATGGTTTGGAAAAAAATCTTGGTGAAGAACTGGAAGCAAAGTATGCATCAAGCAAAATTATTCTGGGGATAGATAATTATCAGATATATCTTAATCAGGAACTTATTAAAGAGAAAAAACTGGATGAAGCAGCCATTAAAAAAAGCATTATTGATAATTTGAATAAAGACCCTCGTGTTTTATATGCTGTAGATCTAAAAGAAGTTGCTTCTGCACCAATTCCTGAACCTATTAAATCTAGGATAATTAACGGATATAACTGGCAAAGAAGCGGTGATATACAAATTGTTTCTCATGACGGAATGCTTCCTAATTATGCTAAAAAAGGAACTACTCACAGTGTTTGGAACTCGTATGACGCTCATATTCCGCTTATTTTCATGGGTTGGAAGGTTTCTCATGGCGAAAGCAACGCTACGCATTATATGACCGATATTGCACCGACTATAGCTCAGTTTCTTCGAATTGAGAACCCGAGTGGTAATGTAGGACAACCTCTATTGGAAGTTTTAGGAAAGTAA
- a CDS encoding nucleoid-associated protein — MFSKIIVHRVGNKINGESLILSQEELQLDEGTVEMLENYFLGSFKTEETYQFYSDTYLVNNPVFSSVSEIFEDKSKFLWESENIAKHLFDAAENPRVQGGELFIVFFEDEREGTEKVDKIGIFKTEKRESFLKIFPQNESFEIEKDQGISLSKIDKAALIYNNNKESGYVLSVVDNNKNGDMYYWFEDFLKVKQRDDEYFHTQEALMVYKDYITKQLPQEFEVSKADQADFLNKSIQFFKEKEEFKLDDFTTEVLGDEHVIESFNNFKTDYEQDMQINIAEEFPISEAAVKKTQRHFKSIIKLDKNFHIYIHGDRKMLEQGQDEKGKYYMLYFEKEV, encoded by the coding sequence ATGTTTTCAAAAATAATAGTACACAGAGTAGGAAATAAAATTAATGGTGAATCTCTCATTCTTTCCCAAGAAGAGCTTCAGCTGGACGAAGGAACTGTAGAAATGCTGGAGAATTATTTTTTAGGTTCGTTCAAAACCGAAGAAACGTATCAGTTTTACAGCGATACTTATTTGGTAAATAATCCTGTTTTCAGCTCGGTTTCAGAAATTTTTGAAGATAAATCTAAATTTCTATGGGAATCTGAAAATATTGCCAAACATCTTTTCGATGCCGCCGAAAACCCAAGAGTTCAGGGAGGAGAATTGTTTATCGTGTTTTTTGAAGATGAAAGAGAAGGAACAGAAAAAGTAGACAAAATAGGAATTTTTAAAACTGAAAAGAGAGAGTCTTTCCTTAAAATATTTCCTCAGAACGAATCTTTTGAAATTGAAAAAGACCAGGGAATTAGTCTTTCTAAAATAGATAAAGCGGCGTTAATTTATAATAACAATAAAGAAAGCGGGTATGTACTGTCGGTTGTAGATAATAATAAAAATGGCGATATGTACTACTGGTTCGAAGATTTTCTGAAAGTGAAACAGCGTGATGACGAATATTTTCACACCCAGGAAGCTTTAATGGTTTATAAAGATTATATTACAAAACAGCTTCCGCAGGAATTTGAAGTTTCTAAAGCAGATCAGGCAGATTTCTTAAACAAGTCTATTCAGTTTTTTAAAGAAAAAGAAGAATTTAAGCTTGATGATTTTACGACTGAAGTATTGGGAGACGAACATGTAATTGAAAGTTTTAATAATTTTAAAACAGATTACGAACAAGATATGCAGATAAATATTGCTGAAGAATTCCCGATAAGCGAAGCGGCAGTAAAGAAAACGCAGAGACATTTTAAAAGTATCATTAAATTAGATAAAAACTTCCATATTTATATCCACGGAGACCGTAAAATGTTGGAACAGGGACAGGATGAAAAGGGCAAATATTACATGCTGTATTTCGAAAAAGAAGTTTAA
- a CDS encoding glycosyltransferase, producing the protein MKPTISIVVAIFNRKDELFELLNSLNAQTDKDFEIIIVDDGSLIDLKPTIHNFDEILDIKYFRKDNSGPGLSRNYGARRASKEWLVFVDSDVIVEKDYIEHIKNDIVNIPCDAFGGADKAHKGFNLMQKAISYSMTSVFTTGGIRGSKKAVSRFQPRSFNMGVKKEVFEKVGGFSEMRIGEDPDLSMTLWENGYTTTFFDDIAVYHKRRVDFGKFSKQVYQFGCARPILNQRHPKYVKISFAFPSLFLLGYILGFIEYFLLGKGVILAFYGLYTFLVCIHAMIVTRNIAIGAMAVISTYIQMFSYGYGFLKSWILLNIFKIQPKEAFPKHFHKD; encoded by the coding sequence TTGAAACCAACCATTTCCATAGTAGTTGCAATATTTAATAGGAAAGATGAGCTTTTTGAGCTTTTAAATTCTCTTAATGCACAAACCGATAAAGATTTTGAAATCATTATTGTAGATGATGGCTCTCTCATAGATTTGAAACCCACCATCCATAATTTTGACGAGATTTTAGATATAAAATATTTCAGAAAAGATAATTCCGGACCCGGATTGTCCAGAAATTACGGTGCAAGAAGAGCATCCAAAGAATGGCTGGTTTTTGTAGACAGCGACGTAATTGTAGAAAAAGATTATATTGAACATATTAAAAATGACATTGTAAACATTCCTTGTGATGCCTTTGGAGGAGCCGATAAAGCACATAAAGGCTTCAATCTGATGCAGAAAGCTATTTCCTATTCTATGACTTCGGTTTTTACAACGGGAGGCATAAGAGGGAGCAAAAAAGCTGTATCCAGATTTCAGCCACGAAGCTTTAATATGGGCGTGAAGAAAGAAGTTTTTGAAAAAGTAGGCGGTTTTTCTGAGATGCGTATCGGTGAAGATCCGGATCTTTCGATGACGTTGTGGGAAAATGGTTATACCACTACATTTTTTGATGATATTGCCGTGTATCATAAGAGAAGAGTAGATTTTGGTAAATTTTCTAAACAGGTATATCAGTTTGGTTGTGCAAGACCTATTCTTAACCAGCGGCATCCAAAATATGTGAAAATTTCTTTTGCTTTTCCAAGCCTGTTTCTACTCGGATATATTTTAGGTTTTATAGAATATTTTCTACTGGGAAAAGGTGTTATTTTGGCATTTTATGGTCTTTACACATTTCTTGTATGCATCCATGCAATGATCGTTACACGAAATATTGCTATCGGAGCAATGGCTGTAATTTCTACCTACATTCAAATGTTTTCTTACGGTTATGGCTTTTTAAAATCTTGGATTTTATTAAATATTTTCAAAATTCAGCCTAAAGAAGCATTTCCAAAGCACTTTCATAAAGATTGA
- a CDS encoding aminotransferase class I/II-fold pyridoxal phosphate-dependent enzyme, with protein MKHFNAANEIQDLQYFGEFGGVNPSISDSSTYTFLSAKTMFDTFEGNAEGCYLYSRHSSPMNLYLSQALAKMENTETANVTASGMGAITSVLMQLCKSGDHIISSRTIYGGTYAFMKNFLPPFQIETSFVDIGNFEAIENSIQPNTKIIYCESVSNPLLEVADIRKLSEICKKHNLKLVVDNTFSPLSISPTLLGADIVIHSLTKFINGSSDTVGGVYCGSQQFIDDTKNVNNGACMLLGPTMDSLRSASILKNLRTLHIRIKQHSYNALFLAEKFENDGLKVSYPGLKSHKNHELMKTMMHEEYGFGGLLTLDAGSTEKANELMELMQQENLGYLAVSLGFYKTLFSCSGSSTSSEIPEEEREAMGISDGLIRFSIGLDHDIQRTYEKMRECMLKTGVLQYETSSIL; from the coding sequence ATGAAACACTTCAACGCAGCAAACGAAATTCAGGATTTACAATATTTTGGTGAATTCGGAGGAGTAAATCCTTCAATTTCAGACAGCTCTACATATACATTTCTATCGGCAAAAACCATGTTCGATACTTTTGAAGGAAATGCTGAAGGCTGTTATTTGTATTCTCGCCACTCCTCTCCCATGAATCTTTATCTTTCGCAGGCATTAGCTAAAATGGAAAATACGGAAACAGCCAATGTTACCGCTTCAGGAATGGGTGCAATTACCTCTGTTCTTATGCAACTGTGCAAAAGTGGAGATCATATTATTTCGAGCAGAACTATTTATGGAGGAACCTATGCTTTCATGAAAAATTTTCTTCCGCCATTTCAAATAGAAACCAGTTTTGTTGATATCGGCAATTTTGAAGCTATCGAAAATTCTATACAGCCTAATACAAAAATAATTTATTGTGAAAGCGTAAGCAATCCGTTACTAGAAGTTGCAGATATTAGAAAACTTTCTGAAATCTGTAAAAAACATAACCTAAAACTGGTGGTTGACAATACTTTTTCACCACTTTCTATTTCTCCAACTTTATTAGGAGCCGATATTGTCATTCATTCTCTTACAAAATTTATCAACGGAAGCAGTGATACTGTGGGTGGTGTTTATTGTGGAAGTCAGCAATTTATTGATGATACCAAAAATGTAAACAACGGAGCATGCATGCTTTTGGGACCAACCATGGACAGTTTGCGTTCTGCAAGTATTCTTAAAAACCTGAGAACACTTCATATCCGAATAAAACAACACAGTTATAATGCGTTGTTTCTTGCTGAAAAATTTGAAAATGATGGCTTAAAAGTCTCTTATCCGGGATTAAAATCTCATAAAAACCATGAACTGATGAAAACCATGATGCATGAAGAATATGGCTTCGGCGGACTTCTCACTTTAGATGCAGGAAGTACCGAAAAAGCAAATGAACTGATGGAATTGATGCAACAGGAAAATTTGGGTTATTTGGCAGTGAGCTTGGGATTCTATAAAACATTATTTTCTTGCTCCGGAAGTTCAACATCTTCAGAAATTCCGGAAGAAGAAAGAGAAGCTATGGGAATTTCCGATGGATTGATTAGATTCTCTATCGGTCTGGATCACGATATACAAAGAACATATGAAAAAATGCGAGAATGCATGCTGAAAACAGGTGTTCTACAATATGAAACATCATCCATATTATAA
- a CDS encoding Lrp/AsnC family transcriptional regulator, which translates to MSFDETDRKLLKFLQQDGKQTTKELSHKLNLSVTAVYERIKKLENSGVISKYVALVDRGKIERKFLVLCHVKLTQHKKEFVMQFEREIMDLHEVSECFHVSGDYDYILKICVKDMEDYRNFMLSKLTTLQHIASTHSSFTISEVKNTTEIVI; encoded by the coding sequence ATGAGTTTTGATGAAACCGACAGAAAACTGCTGAAATTTTTGCAGCAGGATGGTAAGCAAACCACCAAAGAGTTATCGCATAAGCTTAACCTTTCGGTGACTGCAGTGTATGAGAGAATTAAAAAACTCGAAAATTCTGGAGTAATTTCTAAGTATGTTGCCTTGGTCGACAGGGGGAAAATTGAGCGTAAATTTTTGGTTTTATGTCATGTAAAACTTACTCAGCATAAAAAAGAATTTGTAATGCAGTTTGAACGGGAGATAATGGATCTTCATGAAGTTTCAGAATGCTTTCATGTGAGTGGAGATTACGATTACATTCTGAAAATCTGTGTAAAAGATATGGAGGATTATCGCAATTTTATGCTTTCTAAACTTACTACATTACAGCATATTGCAAGTACACACAGTTCATTTACCATTTCGGAAGTGAAAAATACCACAGAAATTGTCATTTAA
- the ffh gene encoding signal recognition particle protein gives MFNSLQDKLDKALHNISGRGKITEINVAETVKEIRRALVDADVNYKVAKDLTKRVQDKALGQNVLTSLTPGQLMTKIVHDELVDLMGGSQEGINLSGKPSVILIAGLQGSGKTTFSGKLANYLKTKRNKKPLLVACDVYRPAAIDQLKVLGGQTGVPVYTEEGATNPSTIAENAINFAKSNGHDVVIVDTAGRLAIDEQMMNEIKSVHYFIKPNETLFVVDSMTGQDAVNTAKAFNDALNFDGVVLTKLDGDTRGGAALTIRSVVEKPIKFISTGEKMEALDLFYPERMADRILGMGDVVSLVERAQEQFDEEEAKKLHKKIAKNEFGFDDFLKQINQIKKMGNMKDLMGMIPGVGKAIKDVEISDDAFKHIEAIIHSMTPDERRRPSIINTQRKNRIAKGAGRKIEDVNQLMKQFDQMGKMMKMMQGPQGKQMMQMMSKMPNMPGMGGMFGK, from the coding sequence ATGTTTAATAGTTTACAGGATAAATTAGACAAAGCACTTCATAATATTTCCGGACGCGGAAAAATCACAGAGATTAACGTTGCGGAAACCGTAAAAGAAATCCGAAGAGCATTGGTAGATGCCGATGTTAATTATAAAGTAGCCAAAGATCTTACCAAAAGAGTTCAGGATAAAGCTTTAGGACAAAACGTTCTTACCTCGCTTACTCCGGGACAATTGATGACAAAAATTGTTCATGACGAATTGGTAGATTTAATGGGAGGATCTCAGGAAGGCATCAATCTTTCGGGAAAACCTTCTGTTATTTTAATTGCAGGTCTTCAAGGTTCTGGTAAAACTACTTTTTCGGGAAAACTTGCCAATTATTTAAAAACTAAAAGAAATAAAAAACCTCTTTTGGTAGCGTGTGATGTTTACCGTCCTGCAGCTATCGATCAGCTAAAAGTTTTGGGTGGACAAACGGGTGTTCCTGTGTATACCGAAGAAGGAGCAACCAATCCTTCTACCATTGCTGAAAATGCTATTAATTTTGCAAAATCTAATGGTCATGATGTCGTAATTGTGGATACAGCAGGTCGTTTGGCGATTGATGAGCAGATGATGAACGAAATAAAATCTGTTCATTATTTCATTAAACCTAACGAAACGTTATTTGTTGTTGACTCAATGACGGGTCAGGATGCTGTGAATACAGCGAAAGCATTCAATGATGCATTAAATTTCGACGGAGTTGTTTTAACTAAATTAGATGGTGATACAAGAGGTGGAGCCGCTTTAACCATTCGTTCAGTAGTAGAAAAACCAATTAAATTTATTTCTACTGGAGAAAAAATGGAAGCTTTAGATCTTTTCTACCCAGAAAGGATGGCAGACAGAATCTTGGGAATGGGAGACGTTGTTTCCTTAGTAGAAAGAGCTCAGGAGCAGTTTGATGAAGAAGAAGCCAAAAAACTTCATAAGAAAATTGCTAAAAATGAATTTGGATTTGACGATTTCTTAAAGCAGATTAACCAAATCAAAAAAATGGGTAATATGAAAGACCTTATGGGAATGATTCCTGGGGTTGGAAAAGCCATTAAAGATGTAGAAATAAGTGATGATGCATTTAAACATATTGAAGCCATTATTCACTCGATGACTCCAGATGAAAGAAGAAGACCTTCCATTATCAATACTCAGAGAAAAAACAGAATTGCAAAAGGTGCCGGAAGAAAAATTGAAGATGTAAACCAATTGATGAAACAATTCGACCAGATGGGTAAAATGATGAAGATGATGCAGGGTCCTCAAGGAAAGCAAATGATGCAGATGATGAGCAAAATGCCAAATATGCCGGGAATGGGCGGAATGTTTGGAAAATAA
- the atpB gene encoding F0F1 ATP synthase subunit A, protein MSFKKLLIALYLFVFCFSFAETHEGAAEAAKDEKYNPVPFIMHHIQDAHNWHLWGEGHNSVGISLPVILWDNGLKVFSSEKFGHEEESVADIDGKFYKVYHNKIYETNAAGDLDMHEGHPTNKQPLDFSITKVVAQMILAAVILLIIGFATAASYKKSQVPTGIARFIEPIVVFVRDDIALQNIGSVRYRKYVPYLVTLFLFIWILNILGLLPGAANTTGNIAFTMVLAVFTLLIVNLSGRKTYWMHMFDPLGSNMPFAGKILVYIILVPVELLGIITKPFALMIRLFANMTAGHIIIMSLIALIFIMQTYAITPVSLGLSLFIYVLEVLVAALQAYIFTMLTALFIGSAVEEPHHDH, encoded by the coding sequence ATGAGTTTTAAAAAACTGTTAATTGCCCTTTATCTTTTTGTATTCTGCTTCTCTTTTGCAGAGACACACGAAGGCGCTGCAGAAGCTGCAAAGGATGAAAAGTACAATCCGGTTCCTTTTATTATGCATCACATTCAGGATGCTCACAATTGGCATCTTTGGGGAGAAGGACACAATTCTGTTGGGATTTCTTTACCAGTTATACTTTGGGATAATGGTTTGAAGGTTTTTAGCTCAGAAAAATTCGGACATGAAGAGGAGAGTGTAGCAGATATTGACGGGAAATTTTATAAAGTTTATCACAATAAAATTTATGAAACTAATGCAGCGGGAGATTTAGATATGCACGAAGGGCACCCAACCAACAAACAGCCTTTAGATTTTTCTATTACTAAAGTAGTTGCTCAGATGATTTTGGCTGCAGTTATTTTGTTAATTATTGGTTTTGCTACAGCAGCAAGTTATAAAAAATCTCAGGTTCCTACAGGAATTGCAAGGTTTATTGAACCTATTGTAGTATTTGTAAGAGATGATATTGCTTTGCAGAATATTGGTTCTGTTAGATATAGAAAATATGTTCCTTATTTGGTGACTTTATTTTTGTTCATCTGGATTCTAAATATATTAGGATTGCTTCCGGGAGCAGCAAATACAACAGGTAACATTGCATTTACAATGGTTCTTGCCGTATTTACTTTATTAATTGTAAACTTAAGCGGTAGAAAAACATATTGGATGCACATGTTCGATCCATTAGGAAGCAACATGCCTTTTGCAGGGAAAATATTAGTATATATTATTTTAGTTCCTGTAGAATTATTAGGAATTATTACTAAACCTTTTGCATTAATGATTCGTCTTTTTGCGAACATGACTGCAGGACACATCATCATTATGAGTTTAATTGCATTAATTTTCATTATGCAGACTTATGCAATTACTCCGGTGTCATTAGGTTTATCATTATTTATTTATGTATTGGAGGTATTGGTAGCGGCTTTACAAGCTTATATCTTTACAATGTTGACAGCATTATTTATTGGGTCGGCTGTAGAAGAGCCACACCACGATCATTAA
- the atpE gene encoding ATP synthase F0 subunit C: protein MTGSIAAIGAGLAVLGVGLGIGKIGGSAMEGIARQPEQSGKIQTAMIIAAALIEGAGLFGIVVALLGNG from the coding sequence ATGACAGGTAGTATCGCAGCAATCGGAGCTGGTTTAGCAGTTCTAGGTGTAGGATTAGGTATTGGTAAAATTGGTGGTAGCGCAATGGAAGGTATTGCAAGACAACCAGAGCAATCAGGAAAAATCCAAACTGCAATGATTATCGCAGCAGCTCTTATCGAGGGTGCTGGTCTATTCGGTATCGTAGTAGCGTTACTAGGAAACGGATAG
- a CDS encoding F0F1 ATP synthase subunit B, which produces MELLTPSIGNIFWTAVVFLLLVILLTTFAWKPILSAVKTREDNIQDALNQAKLAKKEMEDLKADNERIMREAKIERDSILKEAREIKDRIVAEAKDAAKSEGDKLIEAARQTISAEKNAAMADIKSQIGTLSVNIAESILKQKLENNEAQNELVQNYLNKSNLN; this is translated from the coding sequence ATGGAATTATTAACTCCTTCAATTGGTAACATATTCTGGACAGCAGTAGTATTCTTATTATTGGTAATTCTTCTAACAACTTTCGCTTGGAAACCTATTCTTTCTGCAGTGAAAACAAGAGAAGATAATATTCAGGATGCTCTTAATCAGGCTAAATTGGCTAAAAAAGAGATGGAAGATCTTAAAGCAGATAACGAAAGAATTATGCGTGAAGCTAAAATCGAAAGAGATTCTATCTTAAAAGAAGCCAGAGAAATTAAAGACAGAATCGTAGCTGAAGCTAAAGACGCTGCTAAGTCTGAAGGAGATAAATTAATTGAAGCTGCAAGACAAACCATTAGCGCAGAGAAAAATGCTGCTATGGCAGACATTAAATCTCAAATCGGTACTTTGTCTGTAAATATTGCTGAGTCTATTTTAAAGCAAAAGCTTGAAAATAACGAAGCTCAGAATGAATTGGTTCAAAATTATTTAAATAAATCAAACCTTAACTAA
- the atpH gene encoding ATP synthase F1 subunit delta produces the protein MLTSKVAKRYAQGLLDFTKESGQTEAVFAEMKDVVKLMSESKDLNTFFMTPYIDAHKKTEVAKEIFKSFSPVSQNLIKLIIKNGRESQLKNVAQQFINKVEDINGIQRITLTTATELSNENMEQILRSTNLVNQSATFDLKVNVNPEILGGYILRVGDQQIDASVKSKLNKIKKDFQLN, from the coding sequence ATGCTTACCTCTAAAGTAGCTAAAAGATACGCACAGGGTTTACTGGATTTTACGAAAGAATCCGGACAAACCGAAGCTGTTTTTGCTGAAATGAAAGATGTAGTGAAGTTAATGTCTGAATCTAAAGATTTGAACACATTCTTCATGACTCCTTATATTGATGCTCATAAAAAAACTGAGGTTGCGAAAGAAATTTTCAAAAGTTTTTCGCCTGTTTCTCAGAATTTAATCAAATTAATCATCAAAAACGGAAGAGAAAGTCAGCTTAAAAATGTAGCACAGCAGTTCATTAATAAAGTTGAAGATATCAACGGTATTCAGAGAATTACGCTTACAACAGCTACAGAGCTTTCCAACGAAAATATGGAGCAGATTTTAAGATCTACTAATCTTGTAAATCAATCTGCAACTTTCGATCTTAAGGTAAACGTAAATCCTGAAATTTTGGGAGGTTATATTTTAAGAGTTGGAGATCAGCAGATCGATGCATCTGTAAAATCAAAATTGAATAAGATTAAAAAAGACTTTCAGTTAAATTAA
- the atpA gene encoding F0F1 ATP synthase subunit alpha, whose amino-acid sequence MAEINPAEVSAILKQQLANFDTQSNVEEVGTVLTIGDGIARVYGLENVQYGELVKFSSDVEGIVLNLEEDNVGVALLGESKLVKEGDTVRRTNRISSIKVGEGMLGRVVDTLGNPIDGKGPITGDLYEMPLERKAPGVIYRQPVTEPLQSGIVAIDSMIPVGRGQRELIIGDRQTGKTTVAIDTIINQKEFYDAGQPVYCIYVAIGQKASTVAQIVKTLSDKGALAYTVIVAANASDPVPMQVYSAMAGASIGEYFRDTGRPALIVYDDLSKQAVAYRELSLLLRRPPGREAYPGDVFYLHSRLLERAAKVIADDTIASQMNDLPESLKPIVKGGGSLTALPIIETQAGDVSAYIPTNVISITDGQIFLESDLFNSGVRPAINVGISVSRVGGNAQIKSMKKVSGTLKLDQAQYKELEAFAKFGSDLDASTLAVISKGERNVELLKQPVNSPLPVDSQVAMIYAGTENLMRNVPIRKVKEFQLEYIEFLRSKHPETMAAIKAGKIDNDITGVLKQAANDIAAKYN is encoded by the coding sequence ATGGCAGAAATAAATCCGGCAGAAGTATCTGCGATCTTAAAACAGCAATTGGCCAACTTCGATACTCAATCTAATGTAGAGGAAGTAGGTACAGTTTTAACCATCGGTGATGGTATTGCTCGTGTATACGGGTTAGAAAACGTACAATACGGTGAGTTGGTGAAATTTTCTAGTGATGTAGAAGGTATCGTACTAAACCTTGAAGAAGACAACGTTGGTGTTGCTTTGCTTGGGGAAAGTAAATTGGTAAAAGAAGGAGACACCGTAAGAAGAACAAACAGAATTTCTTCAATTAAAGTAGGAGAAGGGATGTTGGGAAGAGTAGTAGATACTCTAGGAAATCCAATCGATGGTAAAGGTCCTATTACTGGGGATTTATATGAAATGCCGTTGGAAAGAAAAGCTCCGGGAGTTATCTATAGACAACCGGTAACTGAACCTTTACAGTCAGGTATCGTAGCTATTGACTCGATGATTCCTGTAGGAAGAGGGCAAAGAGAGCTTATCATTGGTGACAGACAGACAGGTAAAACTACTGTTGCGATTGATACAATTATTAATCAGAAAGAGTTCTATGATGCTGGTCAGCCAGTTTACTGTATCTATGTTGCTATTGGGCAAAAAGCGTCTACAGTAGCTCAGATTGTAAAAACTTTATCAGATAAAGGAGCTTTGGCATATACAGTAATTGTTGCTGCTAATGCTTCAGATCCTGTTCCGATGCAGGTGTATTCTGCAATGGCAGGAGCATCTATCGGAGAATATTTTAGAGACACCGGAAGACCTGCTCTTATTGTTTATGATGACTTGTCTAAACAGGCAGTTGCTTACCGTGAGTTGTCTTTATTATTAAGAAGACCACCGGGTCGTGAAGCTTATCCTGGAGACGTTTTCTATCTTCACTCAAGATTATTGGAAAGAGCAGCAAAAGTAATCGCTGATGATACTATTGCAAGCCAGATGAACGATTTACCTGAATCTTTGAAACCAATCGTAAAAGGTGGTGGTTCATTAACAGCACTTCCAATTATCGAAACTCAGGCAGGTGACGTTTCTGCGTATATTCCTACCAACGTAATCTCTATTACAGATGGACAGATTTTCTTGGAGTCAGATTTATTCAACTCTGGGGTTCGTCCTGCAATCAACGTAGGTATCTCTGTATCAAGGGTAGGAGGTAATGCTCAGATCAAATCAATGAAAAAAGTTTCTGGTACACTAAAATTAGACCAGGCACAATATAAAGAATTGGAAGCGTTTGCAAAATTTGGTTCAGACCTTGATGCTTCTACTTTAGCGGTAATCTCTAAAGGGGAAAGAAACGTAGAATTATTAAAGCAACCGGTAAACTCTCCACTTCCTGTAGACAGCCAAGTTGCAATGATTTACGCAGGTACTGAGAACTTAATGAGAAACGTACCTATCAGAAAAGTAAAAGAATTCCAATTGGAATATATAGAGTTCTTAAGATCTAAGCATCCTGAAACTATGGCTGCAATTAAAGCCGGAAAAATAGATAACGATATTACCGGTGTTCTTAAGCAAGCTGCTAATGATATAGCTGCTAAGTATAACTAA